From Candidatus Poribacteria bacterium, one genomic window encodes:
- a CDS encoding T9SS type A sorting domain-containing protein: MITLPGEYRWVGEIKVDGVWGKYSSRNTLRLMLDGTVTSIPAEAEGVPSAPHKLTLEGHTDDVLSVAFSPDGRTLASGSRDNTTRLWDTDTGEHKLTLKGHRDGVTCLAFSPDGRMLASGSWDNYVLLRDADTGKLLQTLEGHTDGVRSVAFSPDSSTLASGSYDNTVQLWDVDTGEHKLTLEGHTDYVRSAVFSPDGNILASGSYDNTVRVWNADTGDLLQTLEGHTDGVLSVAFAPDGSTLASGSYDRTIRVWDAKIGQHRMTLEGHTHDVNSVVFSPDGDTLVSGGSDRTFLLYNDTIRLWDAKTGEPLQTLKGHRNSVTSVAFSTDGSMLASGSWDRTVQVWELAPATPLMEPPQLKGDLNADGVVNVQDLIIVVSQFGKTGTGQDVADVNKDGVVNIQDLVLVAGAFSVTITISAPAAHPQVVETLTAGEVQRWLLDAKQLGHKDATMARGIEVLEDLLALLTPTETALLNNYPNPFNPETWIPYQLKTPAAVHMTIYNLRGTLVRELSLGYQVAGRYTSRTRAAYWDGRNTVGEPVASGLYFYTLTAGDFSATRRMVILK; the protein is encoded by the coding sequence GTGATAACGCTTCCCGGTGAATACAGATGGGTTGGCGAGATTAAAGTGGATGGTGTATGGGGAAAATACAGCAGCCGGAATACGCTTCGGCTCATGCTAGACGGAACAGTGACGAGCATTCCAGCAGAAGCAGAGGGTGTTCCGAGCGCCCCACACAAGTTGACACTTGAGGGACATACCGATGATGTCCTTTCCGTAGCATTCTCTCCCGATGGTCGCACACTGGCGAGTGGGAGTCGGGACAATACGACCCGGCTGTGGGATACTGACACCGGTGAACACAAGTTGACACTTAAGGGGCATAGGGATGGTGTCACTTGCTTAGCGTTCTCGCCCGATGGTCGCATGTTAGCGAGTGGGAGTTGGGACAATTACGTTCTGTTGCGGGATGCTGACACCGGGAAACTCTTGCAGACACTTGAGGGGCATACGGATGGTGTTCGTTCTGTAGCGTTCTCTCCCGATAGTAGCACATTAGCGAGTGGGAGTTATGACAATACGGTTCAATTGTGGGACGTTGACACCGGCGAACACAAGTTGACACTTGAGGGGCATACAGATTATGTCCGTTCCGCAGTGTTCTCTCCCGATGGTAACATATTAGCGAGTGGGAGTTATGACAATACGGTTCGGGTGTGGAATGCTGATACTGGCGACCTCCTACAGACACTTGAGGGGCATACGGATGGTGTCCTTTCCGTAGCGTTCGCTCCCGATGGTAGCACATTAGCGAGTGGGAGTTATGACCGGACGATTCGGGTGTGGGATGCGAAAATTGGACAACACAGAATGACGCTTGAAGGGCATACGCATGATGTCAATTCCGTAGTATTCTCTCCCGATGGTGACACGTTAGTGAGTGGCGGTAGTGACAGAACATTTCTGTTGTATAACGACACGATTCGGTTATGGGATGCGAAAACCGGAGAACCCCTGCAGACGCTTAAAGGGCATAGGAATAGTGTTACTTCCGTGGCTTTCTCCACGGATGGTAGCATGCTGGCGAGTGGGAGTTGGGACCGGACGGTTCAGGTGTGGGAACTGGCACCCGCTACCCCCCTCATGGAACCACCCCAACTCAAAGGCGATCTCAACGCCGACGGTGTCGTCAATGTCCAAGATCTCATCATCGTTGTGTCGCAGTTCGGGAAAACTGGGACCGGACAGGATGTGGCGGATGTCAATAAAGATGGTGTGGTCAACATTCAAGACCTCGTCTTGGTGGCAGGGGCGTTCAGTGTTACTATAACTATATCGGCACCCGCTGCACATCCACAAGTCGTTGAGACACTCACTGCCGGAGAGGTCCAGAGATGGTTACTCGACGCAAAGCAACTTGGACATAAAGACGCAACGATGGCGAGAGGGATAGAGGTGCTTGAAGACCTCTTGGCACTTCTGACACCAACGGAAACCGCCCTGTTGAACAACTATCCGAACCCGTTCAACCCGGAGACGTGGATCCCGTACCAGTTAAAAACACCCGCAGCGGTTCACATGACCATTTACAATCTGCGCGGCACTCTGGTGCGTGAACTGTCCCTGGGATATCAGGTGGCGGGTCGGTATACCTCGCGCACTCGTGCAGCGTATTGGGATGGCAGGAATACAGTCGGCGAACCGGTCGCCAGTGGTTTGTATTTTTACACGCTTACCGCTGGGGATTTTTCAGCAACGCGGCGGATGGTGATTTTGAAGTAA
- a CDS encoding sigma-70 family RNA polymerase sigma factor, translating to MVEDDVQLIRRILSGDDKAFSALVQKYQKGVHALAWRKVGDFHYAEEITQDVFLQVYKKLSTLKNPHQFAGWLYVIANRLCLNWIQRHKPAMQSLETTSTGEIEEFSYTHYVSEQRETEALEHRDEIVKKLLEKLPESERTVVTLYYLGEMVPREIGDFLGVSVNTIKSRLRRARERLQNEEELLIQEGLAIVQLPPNLTDNIMQQVADIKPTPSPVGKPFLPWAAFGTAAVLVLLLLGVSARYLVRFQKPYSFKATAEPTIEIVDTDVILDMDSRPDMRNQPGRPGATGKDNDAGLQTSERLLTSETEGDSLIPSTPRRTQVIGPPGSHVFDIFATSNGTLYAATQTGIHRLTTDATAWTLVNTNVPIPESRMSMAEHTGVLYVVSIDEIFASRDDGETWNAFCPRPEGQAVGLIITDETQGTGSQASFTIYLFLQDNGVFRSTNAGAQWDPFNEGLTIKRIYTVATIGNTVFVGTNEGLYRLNSGVWEQVQEDAFKTD from the coding sequence ATGGTGGAAGACGATGTTCAATTAATTCGCAGAATCTTATCAGGAGATGACAAGGCATTTAGTGCTTTAGTTCAGAAATACCAAAAGGGTGTTCACGCGCTTGCATGGCGGAAGGTCGGCGATTTCCACTATGCTGAGGAAATTACGCAAGACGTTTTCCTCCAAGTATACAAGAAACTCTCGACGCTCAAGAATCCTCATCAGTTTGCTGGATGGCTCTATGTCATTGCAAACCGACTTTGCCTGAATTGGATCCAAAGACACAAACCTGCGATGCAATCATTGGAAACAACAAGCACAGGAGAAATAGAGGAATTCTCTTATACCCATTATGTATCGGAGCAACGCGAAACAGAAGCACTTGAGCATCGGGATGAAATCGTTAAAAAGCTGCTGGAAAAGCTGCCAGAGAGTGAACGCACAGTCGTAACGCTCTACTATCTCGGTGAAATGGTTCCCAGAGAGATCGGCGATTTCTTAGGTGTATCGGTGAATACGATTAAAAGTCGGCTTCGTCGGGCGCGAGAACGTTTACAAAACGAAGAAGAACTCTTAATTCAGGAAGGGCTTGCGATTGTCCAATTACCGCCTAACCTGACCGATAATATCATGCAGCAAGTTGCTGACATAAAACCCACACCCTCTCCGGTTGGGAAACCGTTTCTGCCGTGGGCAGCTTTTGGCACGGCGGCTGTTTTGGTCCTGCTGCTGTTAGGTGTCAGTGCCCGATACCTCGTCCGTTTTCAGAAGCCGTATAGTTTCAAGGCAACAGCTGAACCCACCATTGAAATTGTTGATACCGATGTCATTCTTGATATGGATTCAAGACCGGATATGCGAAATCAGCCCGGGCGTCCTGGAGCCACCGGAAAAGACAATGATGCCGGTTTGCAAACTTCTGAAAGGCTTCTAACGTCCGAGACAGAAGGAGATTCCCTCATACCTTCCACACCGCGGCGGACACAAGTGATTGGTCCTCCAGGGAGTCACGTCTTTGACATCTTTGCGACATCCAACGGCACCCTCTATGCAGCCACACAAACGGGTATCCACAGATTGACAACAGATGCGACTGCGTGGACGCTCGTTAACACGAATGTACCAATCCCCGAAAGCCGAATGTCTATGGCAGAACATACTGGCGTTCTTTATGTCGTCTCTATTGATGAAATTTTCGCTTCACGGGACGATGGCGAAACATGGAATGCTTTTTGTCCGCGACCGGAGGGACAGGCTGTTGGACTCATCATCACAGATGAAACACAAGGCACCGGTTCACAAGCGAGTTTTACAATATATCTTTTTCTCCAAGATAATGGGGTCTTCCGATCTACGAATGCGGGGGCACAGTGGGATCCCTTTAACGAAGGATTAACGATCAAACGCATCTACACAGTCGCTACGATTGGAAACACAGTGTTCGTCGGGACAAACGAGGGGCTTTATCGCCTCAACTCAGGTGTTTGGGAGCAAGTGCAGGAAGATGCCTTCAAAACCGACTAA
- a CDS encoding DUF5050 domain-containing protein has translation MKTKCVRVGFGITLLFNLLLFTVHVWAASYISFSSNRTGNWDIYIIDTKGENLRNLTNHPAYDSRVTWAPNGHAFAFESDRDGNHEIYIMKLNEPEPRRLTNHPGRDSDPDWSPDGNWIVFTSNRTDDRNYDIYKIDINGENLRRLADDEKYDLNPAWSPDGEQIAFFSNRDEGSGVYVMNADGKRPRRIANPERGGASPSWAPDGKQIAYSANLAGSGIYIVGADGRNPRRVTPMNIWSRHPAWSPDGKQIAYDADIKNPWGNPNKDSNVYVVSVTGGAPRQITKHAAQDGYPAWVPSGFLDVSPSPEKLITQWSRLKQSEIAPK, from the coding sequence ATGAAAACGAAATGTGTCCGAGTAGGGTTTGGAATAACATTGCTGTTCAATTTACTTCTGTTCACTGTACACGTTTGGGCGGCTTCGTATATCTCCTTCAGCTCCAACCGAACGGGAAACTGGGATATCTACATCATTGATACAAAGGGAGAGAATTTACGCAACTTGACGAATCACCCTGCGTATGACAGTCGCGTGACTTGGGCACCGAACGGACACGCTTTTGCTTTTGAGTCGGACCGGGATGGAAACCACGAAATTTATATCATGAAACTTAATGAACCAGAACCTCGGCGGTTGACAAACCATCCCGGACGGGATAGCGACCCTGACTGGTCACCTGATGGAAACTGGATCGTATTTACATCGAACAGAACAGATGATCGAAATTATGACATCTACAAAATAGATATCAACGGCGAAAATCTACGACGACTTGCTGACGATGAAAAATACGATTTAAATCCGGCATGGTCTCCCGATGGCGAACAGATTGCTTTCTTTTCCAATCGCGATGAAGGCAGTGGTGTCTATGTGATGAATGCCGACGGGAAACGTCCCAGACGCATTGCGAATCCAGAACGTGGAGGTGCATCCCCCAGTTGGGCACCCGATGGGAAACAGATCGCCTATTCTGCTAATCTTGCGGGAAGTGGTATCTACATTGTGGGTGCTGATGGACGCAATCCGCGGCGCGTGACACCGATGAACATTTGGAGCCGCCATCCAGCGTGGTCACCAGATGGAAAACAGATTGCTTACGATGCAGATATTAAAAATCCTTGGGGCAACCCGAATAAGGATTCAAATGTTTATGTCGTCTCCGTCACAGGAGGTGCCCCACGCCAAATCACAAAACATGCGGCGCAGGATGGTTACCCCGCGTGGGTGCCGTCCGGTTTCCTCGACGTTTCACCGAGTCCAGAGAAACTAATAACACAATGGAGTAGACTCAAGCAATCCGAAATCGCCCCTAAATAG
- a CDS encoding DPP IV N-terminal domain-containing protein, with protein sequence MKRKFTYIALGATTILIYLLLATDLYIYASDIPHIAFSSNRSGNYDIYIMDINGKNLQKLTNHPAHEFSPAFSPDGQRMAYVSTRHDGYPEIYVMNLSTKVSHRLTHHPKHDRNPAWSPDGRWIAFDSNREGTHHIYKIEPDGGNLQRLTHERNGNYNPAWSPDGQLIAFAAKEDNNVDIYVMNADGGKLKRLTRQAQAENVPTWSPDGKQIAFSTGLLGNRDIYVMNADGGNVRRLTHHPAKDGISAWSPNDQIVFSAEWEENSDIYLIDVDGNNRRRLTHHPAIERSPTWVPAGFSLSVSPSSEKLITQWGRLKHSEIVPK encoded by the coding sequence ATGAAACGGAAATTTACTTATATAGCGTTGGGAGCCACAACGATATTAATATACTTATTGCTTGCGACAGACCTATATATCTACGCATCCGATATTCCGCACATTGCCTTTAGTTCCAATCGAAGTGGAAATTATGACATCTACATCATGGATATCAACGGCAAGAATCTCCAGAAACTGACGAATCACCCAGCCCATGAGTTTTCTCCAGCGTTTTCGCCAGACGGACAGCGGATGGCTTATGTTTCCACTCGACATGATGGCTATCCAGAAATCTATGTAATGAATCTCAGTACAAAGGTATCCCATCGGTTGACGCACCACCCAAAACATGACAGGAATCCTGCATGGTCTCCAGACGGACGATGGATCGCGTTTGACTCTAATAGAGAAGGGACGCATCACATCTATAAAATCGAACCGGATGGCGGAAATCTCCAACGGCTGACGCATGAGAGAAACGGAAACTACAACCCGGCTTGGTCTCCTGATGGTCAATTAATCGCTTTTGCTGCTAAAGAGGATAACAACGTTGATATCTATGTGATGAATGCTGATGGTGGTAAACTCAAACGTCTGACAAGACAAGCACAAGCGGAAAATGTTCCCACATGGTCTCCGGATGGGAAACAGATCGCCTTTAGTACTGGGCTTCTGGGAAATAGGGACATCTATGTGATGAATGCGGACGGCGGAAATGTCCGCAGATTGACACACCATCCGGCGAAGGATGGTATTTCTGCTTGGTCTCCGAATGATCAAATTGTCTTTAGTGCTGAGTGGGAGGAAAATTCTGACATCTACCTCATAGATGTAGACGGAAACAATCGTCGTAGGTTGACACACCATCCGGCGATAGAGCGGTCCCCGACGTGGGTGCCTGCTGGTTTTTCCCTTTCTGTTTCTCCGAGTTCGGAAAAACTAATAACGCAATGGGGTAGACTCAAACACTCTGAAATCGTTCCTAAGTAG
- a CDS encoding sigma-70 family RNA polymerase sigma factor, which translates to MVRDDVQLIHSILSGNDEAFSILVKKYQKSVHALAWRKIGDFHYAEEITQDTFLQAYKKLSTLKNPNQFAGWLYVIANRLCLNWLRKKKPAIQSLDGTSTAEIEKLSYTRHVSEHRETEASEHRTEIVRKLLARLPESERTVVSLYYLGEMTSKEIGKFLGVSVKTVHSRLHRARKRLQEKDELLISEVLGGVQLPTNLIESVMQQVADMKPTGPPVAKPLLPWAAFGAATVLIMLLLGASNQYLARFQQPYSFEAESEFIIEIVDAPIVLDTHAKPAVRNQAGRATNPNKSSGDGQTFETTLASNTSTDSLRPSISQWTRTNGPLGGHVRDIFATSEKTLYAVTSKGIYRLTPEATAWTLTSTSVPTTMLRMPMAEHGNTLYIVSSEKIFASTDNGETWYVLCSRPEGEAVGFIVVDEIQGNNQNARPIMYLALHTKGIFRSTNAGAQWNLLENGLTDQSVYAVAAVENTVFAGTNEGLHRLNSDVWQRLSVGTSEPVHSLIGFENNLYVGMNSDFLPLGPFKSMSREHVERLILSRTPWYDESTSRIFHSTDLGASWTEITPKNESPLMSTHGMVIVEGTGETTLLPHGVVAVDENTFYQVSSHGIHRTIDGSESWHPFMNGIMETIQDLTACNDKLYAQTGMDLVQSVDGGETWETVQIGSNDQPLGADGKNLSLVSQVATAGDILYGIARDDDGFRVFHSSAGDDVFVPVQEAPTFERESSLIKLWTSAEEAKQKPLPNDPEKNENPPATFSFAFEHNEIGGFAVNGQTFYVEYKQRLFKWKPGDSEWEDTGLIDTNDPLHESDRGFKLAVSGETIYVGKRNGRLFQSLDGGKSWKNITPTLPLHFTHFRKIVFAGSTVYVSTDEGVLSSQTGAHWRALTDRMGKRIIIDDFAVDGTTIYGADDAGAYRLDTHDKWNRISQSVPDKIVSLVVSKNRLYIATQQRGVFHISIEDEL; encoded by the coding sequence ATGGTAAGAGATGATGTTCAGTTGATTCACAGTATCTTGTCAGGCAACGATGAAGCGTTCAGTATTTTAGTTAAAAAATACCAAAAGAGTGTCCACGCGCTTGCGTGGCGGAAGATTGGCGACTTTCACTATGCTGAAGAGATAACACAAGACACCTTCCTTCAGGCATACAAAAAACTCTCAACACTCAAGAACCCCAACCAGTTTGCCGGATGGCTGTATGTCATCGCAAATCGACTTTGCCTGAATTGGTTGCGCAAGAAAAAACCAGCAATCCAATCGCTGGACGGTACATCCACCGCAGAAATAGAAAAATTATCATACACCCGCCATGTTTCGGAACATCGCGAGACAGAAGCCTCCGAACATCGCACCGAAATCGTCAGAAAACTTCTGGCGAGATTGCCGGAGAGTGAGCGCACAGTAGTGTCCCTCTATTATCTCGGTGAGATGACATCGAAGGAAATCGGTAAATTCTTAGGTGTATCTGTGAAGACGGTTCATAGTCGGCTTCATCGGGCACGAAAACGTCTACAAGAGAAAGACGAACTCTTAATTAGTGAAGTCCTCGGTGGTGTTCAATTACCTACCAACTTAATTGAGAGCGTCATGCAACAGGTCGCTGACATGAAACCGACAGGCCCCCCGGTTGCGAAACCTTTGCTTCCATGGGCGGCTTTTGGTGCAGCTACGGTTTTGATTATGCTGCTGCTGGGTGCGAGCAATCAATATCTCGCTCGGTTTCAGCAGCCGTACAGTTTTGAGGCAGAATCTGAATTTATCATTGAAATTGTTGACGCACCCATCGTCCTTGATACTCATGCGAAACCCGCTGTGCGGAATCAGGCTGGACGTGCTACTAACCCCAATAAAAGCAGCGGTGACGGGCAGACCTTTGAGACAACTTTAGCGTCCAATACGTCAACGGATTCACTCAGACCTTCCATCTCTCAGTGGACTCGGACAAATGGACCGTTAGGCGGACACGTGCGTGACATCTTTGCAACATCTGAGAAAACGCTTTATGCTGTTACATCAAAGGGGATCTATAGGCTAACGCCAGAAGCAACTGCGTGGACGCTCACCAGCACGAGCGTGCCAACCACCATGCTCCGAATGCCAATGGCAGAACATGGCAATACCCTCTATATTGTTTCCAGTGAGAAAATATTCGCTTCAACCGACAATGGCGAAACGTGGTATGTCCTTTGCTCTCGACCAGAGGGAGAGGCTGTTGGATTTATCGTTGTAGATGAGATACAAGGGAATAACCAAAACGCGCGTCCTATAATGTATCTCGCCCTTCACACGAAAGGCATTTTCAGATCCACAAATGCTGGTGCGCAGTGGAACCTTTTGGAGAATGGACTCACAGACCAAAGTGTTTACGCAGTAGCGGCGGTTGAAAATACGGTATTTGCTGGCACCAACGAGGGGCTCCATCGCCTCAATTCAGATGTTTGGCAACGATTATCAGTCGGTACGTCGGAACCTGTCCATTCCCTGATAGGGTTTGAAAACAACCTCTATGTTGGAATGAACTCTGATTTTTTGCCACTGGGACCGTTTAAGTCAATGTCAAGAGAGCATGTGGAACGACTCATACTTTCGAGAACACCTTGGTACGACGAGAGCACAAGCAGAATTTTCCACTCGACCGACTTAGGCGCGTCGTGGACTGAAATAACGCCTAAAAATGAATCTCCTCTCATGAGTACACATGGTATGGTGATTGTGGAGGGTACTGGTGAAACAACACTTTTACCACACGGAGTTGTAGCAGTGGACGAAAACACTTTTTACCAAGTCAGTTCCCACGGTATTCATCGCACAATTGATGGAAGTGAATCTTGGCACCCATTTATGAATGGGATAATGGAAACTATACAGGACTTGACCGCTTGCAACGACAAATTGTATGCACAGACTGGCATGGATCTTGTTCAATCCGTTGACGGTGGCGAGACGTGGGAAACCGTGCAGATCGGTTCCAACGATCAACCGCTCGGAGCAGACGGGAAGAATCTTTCCCTTGTCTCACAAGTAGCGACTGCTGGCGACATTCTTTACGGAATTGCTCGTGACGATGACGGCTTTCGCGTTTTCCATTCATCTGCAGGTGACGACGTGTTTGTCCCAGTTCAGGAAGCCCCCACTTTTGAAAGAGAATCCTCCTTGATTAAGCTGTGGACAAGTGCCGAAGAAGCGAAACAAAAGCCCTTGCCTAATGACCCTGAAAAAAACGAGAACCCACCAGCAACATTCTCCTTCGCCTTTGAACATAACGAAATTGGCGGGTTTGCAGTCAATGGACAAACGTTCTACGTGGAATACAAGCAACGGCTTTTCAAGTGGAAACCCGGCGACTCGGAATGGGAAGACACTGGATTAATAGATACCAATGACCCGCTTCATGAGTCTGATAGAGGCTTCAAGTTAGCGGTTTCAGGAGAAACCATCTATGTCGGTAAACGGAATGGTAGGCTGTTTCAATCGCTCGATGGTGGAAAGAGTTGGAAAAATATTACACCAACCCTTCCGCTTCACTTTACCCACTTCAGGAAGATAGTGTTTGCCGGTTCTACGGTTTACGTCTCAACTGATGAAGGGGTCTTAAGCTCGCAAACCGGCGCGCACTGGCGCGCACTCACCGATAGAATGGGTAAACGGATTATTATAGACGACTTTGCCGTGGATGGTACGACAATCTATGGTGCTGATGATGCGGGTGCCTATCGCTTGGATACTCATGACAAGTGGAATCGGATTTCTCAAAGTGTTCCAGATAAAATTGTCTCTCTGGTTGTCAGTAAAAACAGACTCTACATTGCTACGCAACAGCGCGGGGTGTTTCATATCTCAATCGAAGACGAACTGTAA
- a CDS encoding ABC transporter permease, which translates to MLMTLIQKEMMHHILSARFVALLLMCVLLIPLNLHINYHHYLKRQIDYQEQEILKDEDTLEDENGKESAGPKHYFSFTAKASTDPNFEVSKLILKPTPLSVFATGLESALPSYLGMTRNGITRGEASLSTAPIAFLLGHLDFVFVVSTVFSLLALLFTFDAVAGEREAGTLRITLANALPRDIFLWSKLIGGYLVFILPFLISVIIGLLVLVLQGFPLSESDTFLRILCLIFVSLLYIAVFFAVGAVISIYFDSAKTALIVAFTVWVFAVLILPRVGFLAAQIVAPTSTAESVYREKTARRAELRATLEAERGKMMGEVLSEMMKSNPAPGGTAVFTIGPEHYEKMNEKMAPLEEEARLKYRDLATQLDRRYQRERKHQDAIGVNFSRITPTASFIFLATDTTQTGQAKKNTYFQTGTRYYETLDTEMFSKMSEDPGNLTHIEEIQSPMPPPPVAEATLAETLQHAALDLLLLCFFAIVLTTVAFLKFFRMDI; encoded by the coding sequence ATGTTAATGACCTTGATTCAAAAAGAGATGATGCATCACATTCTGAGTGCTCGGTTTGTTGCCCTGCTACTGATGTGTGTATTACTCATACCACTCAATTTACATATCAATTACCATCATTACCTCAAACGCCAAATCGACTATCAAGAACAAGAAATTCTCAAAGACGAAGACACTCTCGAAGACGAAAATGGTAAGGAATCGGCAGGTCCGAAACACTACTTTAGCTTTACTGCAAAAGCGTCGACGGATCCGAATTTTGAAGTTTCCAAGTTGATTCTTAAACCGACACCTTTAAGTGTGTTTGCGACGGGTTTAGAATCTGCCCTTCCAAGTTATCTCGGTATGACACGCAACGGAATAACACGGGGTGAAGCGTCACTGTCTACCGCGCCAATAGCCTTTCTTTTGGGACATCTCGATTTCGTGTTTGTCGTCAGTACTGTCTTTAGTCTACTGGCATTGTTGTTTACGTTTGATGCCGTCGCGGGCGAAAGAGAAGCAGGAACACTTCGGATAACACTCGCCAATGCGCTGCCACGCGATATCTTTCTGTGGAGCAAACTCATCGGTGGATACCTCGTCTTCATCCTTCCGTTCTTAATCTCGGTAATTATCGGTTTACTCGTGCTCGTTTTGCAAGGATTTCCACTATCTGAATCGGACACTTTTCTGCGAATCCTGTGTCTTATCTTTGTCTCGCTGCTCTACATTGCGGTCTTTTTTGCGGTAGGGGCGGTGATCTCAATTTATTTCGACAGTGCCAAGACAGCCCTCATCGTTGCTTTTACTGTCTGGGTGTTTGCTGTTCTGATTTTACCGCGTGTCGGGTTTCTCGCGGCACAAATCGTCGCGCCAACTTCAACAGCGGAGAGTGTCTACAGGGAAAAAACAGCGAGGCGAGCAGAATTGCGTGCTACCCTCGAAGCGGAAAGAGGCAAAATGATGGGTGAAGTGTTATCTGAAATGATGAAATCTAACCCCGCGCCGGGAGGGACCGCCGTCTTTACAATAGGTCCAGAACACTACGAGAAAATGAATGAGAAGATGGCACCGCTTGAAGAGGAGGCTCGGTTAAAATACCGGGACCTCGCGACGCAACTCGATAGGCGTTATCAGCGAGAAAGAAAACACCAAGATGCAATCGGTGTAAATTTCTCCCGAATCACACCGACGGCTTCCTTCATTTTTCTTGCAACGGATACCACACAAACCGGTCAGGCGAAAAAAAACACTTACTTCCAAACGGGAACTCGCTACTATGAGACACTTGATACGGAAATGTTCAGCAAAATGTCAGAAGACCCAGGGAATCTTACCCATATAGAAGAAATCCAGTCTCCGATGCCGCCTCCACCGGTCGCTGAAGCAACCTTGGCAGAAACGCTCCAACACGCCGCACTGGATCTACTGCTGCTCTGCTTCTTTGCAATCGTGCTAACAACCGTGGCGTTTCTGAAATTCTTCCGTATGGATATTTAA